A DNA window from Solanum lycopersicum chromosome 3, SLM_r2.1 contains the following coding sequences:
- the LOC101263799 gene encoding trans-resveratrol di-O-methyltransferase: MFLYNFPTGKFWSKCEGYTKITFHILKKKALNTNDFLIDKSKEIDNYHNTNHILRNQNLCTVNRLNSYVIYLISLIKNIDFLVTTLHISKEKMALPNNIGDETNEVLAAQAHIANHVFNYINSMSLKCAIQLGIPDIIHNHGRAMTQSDLVNALPINKSKGHDCIYRLMRILIHAGFFTQGEEGYLLTPTSRLLLKNEPLSLAPFVQAQLDPVLMDPWHSLGEWFANEDSTPFATAHGKPLFEYAGDEQRLNNLFNEAMGCDARLIMSVLIKNGKGVFEGLKSLVDVGGGIGTVAKAISNAFPELKCSVFDLPHVVEGLEGGKNLTYIAGDMFKFVPSADAILLKWILHDWSDKDCVKILKKCKEAIPSKENGGKVIVIDIVIDNQKRDNKSFETQLFSDVLMMVHVSGKERNEQEWAKLFSNAGFSDYKISPILGLRSVIEVYP, from the exons atgttttTGTACAATTTTCCAACTGGAAAATTTTGGTCAAAATGTGAAGGATATACCaagataacatttcatattttgaagaaaaaagcaTTAAATACAAATGACTTTCTAATAGATAAATCCAAAGAAATTGATAATTATCACAATACTAACCATATcttaagaaatcaaaatttatgtACAGTGAATCGCCTTAATTCTTATGTTATTTATCTAATTTctcttataaaaaatatagatttcTTAGTCACAACATTACAcatctcaaaagaaaaaatggcATTGCCTAATAATATTGGAGACGAAACTAATGAAGTCCTTGCTGCTCAAGCACACATAGCGAACCATGTGTTTAATTACATCAATTCTATGTCACTCAAATGTGCAATTCAGCTCGGAATTCCAGATATCATTCATAATCATGGCCGAGCCATGACCCAATCCGATTTAGTGAATGCTCTCCCTATCAACAAATCAAAAGGTCACGATTGTATTTATCGTCTCATGCGTATTCTAATCCATGCTGGCTTCTTTACTCAAGGAGAAGAAGGGTATTTACTTACTCCGACTTCGCGTCTCCTCCTTAAAAACGAGCCGTTGAGTCTAGCCCCGTTCGTTCAAGCACAATTGGATCCAGTTTTGATGGATCCATGGCACTCACTCGGTGAATGGTTCGCGAACGAGGACTCTACCCCATTCGCGACTGCTCATGGTAAGCCATTGTTTGAATATGCAGGGGATGAGCAGAGGCTTAACAATTTATTTAACGAAGCTATGGGATGTGACGCCCGATTGATCATGAGCGTGTTGATTAAAAATGGTAAGGGAGTTTTTGAAGGATTGAAATCGTTGGTGGACGTTGGAGGCGGCATTGGAACTGTGGCAAAAGCCATTTCTAATgcttttccagaattgaaatgCTCTGTTTTCGATCTGCCCCATGTGGTTGAAGGCTTGGAAGGTGGCAAAAACTTGACCTATATCGCTGGAGACATGTTTAAGTTTGTTCCTTCGGCCGATGCAATTTTACTAAAG TGGATATTACATGATTGGAGCGATAAGGATTGTGTTAAGATACTGAAGAAATGCAAAGAAGCAATTCCGAGTAAGGAGAATGGAGGAAAGGTGATTGTGATTGACATTGTGATTGATAATCAGAAAAGAGATAACAAATCATTTGAAACTCAGTTGTTTTCAGACGTACTGATGATGGTTCATGTTtctggaaaagaaagaaatgaacaAGAATGGGCTAAACTCTTCTCTAATGCTGGATTTAGTGACTACAAAATTAGCCCTATCTTGGGATTAAGGTCTGTTATTGAGGTTTACCCTTGA
- the LOC101263004 gene encoding probable serine/threonine-protein kinase At1g54610 — MGCVFGKIGSDGRTQNSNNRNTSDGGVGASGDEVKITQPPPLPVEVEGPNRTESVSEYYSFRTLGNSFATNQQGWPSWLVAVAGDAIKDWTPRRADTFQKIEKIGQGTYSNVYKAKDLITGKIVALKKVRFDTMEPESVKFMAREILVLKKLDHPNVIKLEGLVTSRMSSSLYLVFEYMEHDLAGLAAVQKVKFSESQVKCYMKQLLSGLEHCHNNGVLHRDVKGSNLLIDNEGILKIADFGLASFYDPEHQQPMTSRVVTLWYRPPELLLGATNYGVGVDLWSAGCILAELLARKPIFPGRTEVEQLHKIFRLCGSPSEEYWKKFKLPNATLFKPQQPYKHCIDETFKDFPPSSHPMIATLLAIDPDERGTATAALNSEFLTTEPYPCEPSSLPKYPPSKEMDVKLRDEAARRQSGLHGKVHTGDGVKKVRRERVSRAIPAPEANAELQPNLDRWRMMTQANAKSKSEKFPPPHQDGAVGYPLNASHNGPASFSIAAASFDSSFDPKSRSLRSTITTGGTSRQRRTKKEEPHMAPSRKLFHAFLPSSFRLSIDMRLRGRASVSETFSHHR; from the exons ATGGGATGTGTATTTGGAAAGATTGGTAGTGACGGGAGGACACAGAATTCTAACAATCGGAATACTTCCGACGGTGGTGTTGGAGCTTCAGGGGATGAGGTGAAGATCACTCAACCTCCACCGCTGCCGGTGGAGGTAGAAGGACCAAATCGTACAGAGTCGGTGTCTGAGTATTACAGTTTCAGAACATTGGGAAATTCTTTTGCAACAAATCAGCAAGGGTGGCCGTCGTGGCTGGTTGCTGTTGCTGGTGATGCTATAAAAGATTGGACTCCTCGCCGAGCGGATACTTTCCAGAAAATTGAAAAG ATTGGGCAAGGAACGTATAGCAATGTATATAAAGCAAAGGATTTGATAACAGGGAAGATTGTTGCATTGAAGAAAGTTAGGTTTGATACAATGGAGCCAGAGAGTGTGAAGTTCATGGCAAGAGAAATACTTGTTTTGAAAAAACTGGACCATCCCAATGTCATCAAACTTGAAGGTTTGGTGACTTCGAGAATGTCGTCTAGTTTGTACCTTGTTTTCGAGTACATGGAGCATGATCTGGCTGGTCTGGCTGCTGTTCAAAAGGTCAAATTTAGTGAATCGCAG GTAAAGTGCTACATGAAACAGTTACTCTCTGGTCTAGAGCATTGTCACAATAATGGAGTCCTACACCGTGATGTAAAAGGTTCCAATTTGCTGATTGATAATGAAGGAATTCTGAAAATAGCTGATTTTGGATTAGCTTCATTTTATGATCCTGAACACCAGCAACCTATGACTAGTCGTGTTGTGACTCTCTGGTACCGGCCACCTGAACTTCTGCTTGGAGCTACTAATtacggtgttggtgttgacctGTGGAGTGCCGGATGCATTTTGGCTGAGTTACTCGCAAGGAAGCCAATATTTCCAGGGAGAACGGAG GTTGAGCAACTCCATAAAATATTTAGGTTGTGTGGCTCTCCATCCGAGGAGTATTGGAAGAAATTCAAATTACCAAATGCTACTCTGTTTAAACCACAACAACCTTATAAACACTGCATTGACGAGACATTCAAGGATTTTCCACCCTCTTCACATCCTATGATTGCAACACTTCTTGCTATCGATCCCGATGAAAGAGGCACAGCCACTGCAGCTTTGAACAGTGAA TTCCTTACAACTGAACCATATCCTTGCGAGCCTTCAAGTTTGCCAAAATATCCTCCTAGCAAGGAAATGGATGTCAAACTAAGAGATGAAGCTGCCAGGAG GCAAAGTGGTTTGCATGGAAAAGTTCACACTGGTGATGGTGTCAAGAAAGTGAGACGTGAGAGAGTTAGTCGTGCAATTCCAGCTCCGGAGGCTAATGCAGAGCTCCAACCGAACCTCGAT AGGTGGAGGATGATGACACAGGCTAATGCTAAGAGCAAGAGTGAAAAATTTCCTCCACCACATCAAGATGGAGCAGTTGGATACCCTCTTAATGCATCACATAATGGCCCTGCATCATTCAGTATAGCTGCTGCTTCTTTTGATTCAAGTTTTGATCCAAAGTCACGATCTTTGAGAAGCACCATAACTACAGGTGGGACGTCGAGGCAGAGGAGAACCAAGAAAGAAGAGCCTCATATGGCTCCGTCTCGCAAACTTTTCCATGCAttccttccttcttcttttagACTATCTATAGATATGAGACTGAGGGGTAGAGCTTCCGTCTCAGAGACATTTAGTCACCATAGATGA